A single genomic interval of Pyrus communis chromosome 5, drPyrComm1.1, whole genome shotgun sequence harbors:
- the LOC137735724 gene encoding PTI1-like tyrosine-protein kinase 1: protein MIDASSAAPCTAVPMFWTKKRTQVIEPKSLIKHRESSSSFPDPYSAICSTTIDNSSYNFSKSSTSSSSVASLKSFKSSLPQNPQIYDLSEIRSATSNFLPHRRLSSSSTSSSWRCSIRSEDAVVFQRKSRLPLSLPDLHRRLSLISKSHHSSLIKLLGASLSGSYVYLVYEFVAGANLADCLRNPKNPSYTVLSSWLSRMQIATDLAHGLDYIHHCSGLDSTFVHNHIKSSSIIVSEQDHLVLGAKICHFGTAELCGETQARSNKMEGTRGYMAPEFQLTGIVTQKCDVYAFGVVLLELISGAKPLKYIMDGNGGSDGYRRVSLIESVREALSGGCGGVRMWVDGRLNDSFPMDVAEEMVLVALECVEEDPDRRPDMGRVAGLVSKLFLESHSWAEKMSVPIDISVSFAPR, encoded by the coding sequence ATGATCGACGCCTCCTCCGCCGCCCCCTGCACCGCCGTCCCTATGTTCTGGACCAAAAAGAGGACGCAGGTGATTGAGCCCAAGAGCCTCATCAAACACCGAGAATCCTCCTCATCATTCCCCGACCCCTACTCCGCCATTTGCAGCACCACCATCGACAACTCCAGCTACAACTTCTCCAaatcctccacctcctcctcctccgtcGCCTCCCTCAAATCCTTTAAATCCTCCCTCcctcaaaacccccaaatctaCGACCTCTCCGAGATCCGCTCCGCCACCTCCAACTTCCTCCCACACCGCcgcctctcctcctcctccacctcctcctcctggCGCTGCTCCATCCGCTCCGAAGACGCTGTCGTCTTCCAGCGCAAGTCCCGCCTCCCCCTCTCCCTCCCCGACCTCCACCGCCGCCTCTCCCTCATCTCCAAATCCCACCACTCCAGCCTCATCAAGCTCCTCGGCGCCTCCCTCTCCGGCAGCTACGTCTACCTAGTCTACGAATTCGTCGCCGGCGCCAACCTCGCCGACTGCCTCCGCAACCCGAAGAACCCGAGCTACACCGTCCTGTCGTCGTGGCTCTCCAGGATGCAGATCGCCACCGACCTCGCCCACGGCCTCGATTACATCCACCACTGCTCCGGCCTCGACTCTACCTTCGTCCACAACCACATCAAGAGCTCCAGCATCATCGTCTCCGAGCAGGACCACCTCGTGCTCGGCGCCAAAATCTGCCACTTCGGTACGGCAGAGCTCTGCGGCGAGACCCAGGCTAGGTCGAACAAAATGGAGGGCACGCGCGGGTACATGGCGCCAGAATTTCAGCTCACCGGAATCGTGACCCAGAAATGCGACGTCTACGCTTTTGGGGTGGTGCTCTTGGAGCTAATCTCCGGGGCGAAGCCGTTGAAGTACATAATGGACGGAAATGGCGGGAGCGACGGGTATAGGAGGGTGAGTTTGATCGAGTCGGTGAGGGAGGCGTTGAGTGGGGGATGTGGCGGGGTGCGGATGTGGGTGGATGGGAGGCTAAACGATTCGTTTCCGATGGATGTGGCGGAGGAGATGGTATTGGTGGCGTTGGAGTGTGTGGAGGAGGATCCGGATAGGCGGCCCGATATGGGTCGGGTTGCCGGTTTGGTTTCGAAGCTGTTTTTGGAGTCGCATAGTTGGGCGGAGAAGATGAGCGTGCCTATTGACATCTCTGTTTCGTTTGCCCCtcgctga